Genomic segment of Bifidobacterium lemurum:
GCGCGCATCGCCCTGCTCACCGAACGCGACCTGACCGGACGCGTCTCCGCCGCAGGGCAGGCCAAAACGCCGAAGCGCCGGCGCAAGGCCATCGACCTGATGGAGCTCAAAGCCGGCGACTATGTGGTGCACGAACAGCACGGCATCGGCCGTTTCGTCGAAATGCGCCAGCGCGCCATCGGCGCGGGCGCGAACAAAACCACACGCGAATACCTCGTCATCGAATACGCGTCCAGCAAGCGCGGCGCCCCGCCGGACAAACTCTTCATCCCCACCGACCAGCTGGACCAGGTGAGCAAATACATCGGCGCGGAGGCCCCCAAACTCAACAAGCTCGGCGGCTCCGACTGGGCGGCCACCAAAGCCAAGGCGCGCAAACACGTCAAGGAGATCGCCGACGATCTGGTCAAACTGTATTCGGCCCGCCAGCGCACGCCCGGCTTCGCCTTCAGCGCGGACACCCCTTGGCAGAAGGAGCTGGAGGACGCGTTCCCCTATCAGGAGACCGCCGACCAGCTCACCACCATCGACGAGGTGAAATCCGATATGGAGAAGCCCCGCCCGATGGACCGCCTCATCTGCGGCGACGTGGGCTTCGGCAAAACCGAAATCGCCGTGCGCGCCGCCTTCAAGGCCGTGCAGGACGGCAAGCAGGTGGCGGTGCTCGTGCCGACCACCCTGCTCGTGCAGCAGCATTTCGAGACCTTCGCCGAACGCTATGAGGGCTTCCCCGTGAACGTGGCGGCCATGAGCCGCTTCCAGACATCCAAGGAGATCAACGAAACCATCGAAGGGCTGGAATCCGGCGCGGTGGACGTGGTCATCGGCACGCACAAGCTGCTCAACCCGAAGATCAAATTCAAGGACCTCGGGCTCGTCATCATCGACGAGGAGCAGCGTTTCGGCGTGGAGCACAAGGAGACGCTGAAGGCGCTGCGCACCAATGTGGACGTGCTCTCGCTTTCCGCCACGCCGATTCCGCGCACTTTGGAGATGGCCGTCACCGGCATCCGCGAGATGTCGACCCTGGCGACCCCGCCCGAGGACCGTCTGCCCGTGCTCACTTATGTGGGTGCCTACGAGGACGCGCAGGTCACCGCCGCGATCCGGCGTGAGCTGCTGCGCGGCGGCCAGGTGTTCTACGTGCACAACCGCGTCGACTCGATCTCGTCGACCGCCGCGAAGCTGCAGGAGCTCGTGCCCGAGGCGCATATCGGCACCGCGCACGGCAAGATGGGGGAGAAACAGCTCGACGGCGTCATCCGCGACTTCTGGCGGCGCGACATCGACGTGTTGGTGTGCACCACGATCGTGGAAACCGGTCTTGACATCTCCAACGCGAACACGCTGATCGTCGACCACGCCGACCGTTTCGGCCTGTCGCAGCTGCACCAGCTGCGCGGGCGCGTCGGCCGCGGCCGCGAACGCGCCTACGCGTATTTCCTCTACGATCCGAGCAAGCCGATGACCCAGCAGTCGCACGACCGTCTGTCCACCATCGCGCAGAACACGTCGCTCGGCTCCGGCTTCGACGTGGCCATGAAGGACCTCGAACTGCGCGGCACCGGCAACTTGCTCGGCGACCAGCAGTCCGGCCATATCGAAGGCGTGGGCTTCGACCTATACGTGCGCATGGTCTCCGAAGCGGTCGAACAGGTCAAGGAGCCGGAGCGGGGAGAGCCGGTCGCCGTGAGCATCGACCTGCCGATTGAGGCGTCGATTCCGGTGGACTACATCGACTCAGACAAGCTGCGTCTCGAGGCGTACCGCAAGCTGGCCGCCGCGCGCGACGAAAAGGACCTGAACGAGCTGCGTGAGGAGCTCACCGACCGCTACGGCAAACCGCCCGAGGCGTTTGAGACGCTGTTCGACGTGGCGCGGTTGCGTAACAAGGCACGCGCGTTGGGCATCTCGGAGATCATCGGCCAAAGCGGCAAGGTGCGCGTCTCGAAGATCACACCGCCCGAATCGGTGCAGATGCGCATCACCCGCATCTACAAAACCGTGCAATACCGGCCGCTCACGCAGACGCTCATCATCAACGCCCCGTTCGCGGGCTCGCTGGGCTCAGGCCCGATGAGCTCCGCCGAAGTGGTGCGCTGGACCGACCAGCTCCTCGACGACCTCGCCTGGAAACCCGCGCCGCGCCGCTGATTCACACAACCATGCGGCGTGTCAGACCCTCATATGGCATGAAACCCGAGTTTGGTGTGGCCGGCTTCGGAGAGCCCGTCAGGTGAAACGATTGATTCAGGAGTTTGGTGTGGAAAAAACGCCTGTTGC
This window contains:
- the mfd gene encoding transcription-repair coupling factor translates to MAVDPVNGSLVGILSQLGDDPAFRDLIAGEIEPAEGAADPAITVGAVDGVRPALAAAAAQMRPVVLVVASGREAEEMVDALRSWYDGDPNDIAQMEAWETLPHERLSPRSDTVANRMAVFRRLTHPSETDPMFGPIRILVMPVRSLIQPVTAHLGDVEPLVFTVGHDLPLDEAANRLVENAYTRVELVMDRGEFAVRGGILDVFPPTAAHPVRIEFFGDKIDTIKEFHSSDQRTYGEGLTGIWATPCREMQLTEAVRERARSLIGSIPNAEDMLESIANAIPVEGMESLMPALVDDMEPVIGMLPADALVMLSDPEKLRRAAEDLGKTANEFLAASWHVAASGHGAGAPISFDQANFLDFEECVRALDFSNHDVWKLTNFGVDGTIAGHARIDAKAPEEFRGDEHRAAVGVEGLLDAGYQVTVTAAAQGTLARLKRAINETGITRFETIRSRAIDGFVDEAARIALLTERDLTGRVSAAGQAKTPKRRRKAIDLMELKAGDYVVHEQHGIGRFVEMRQRAIGAGANKTTREYLVIEYASSKRGAPPDKLFIPTDQLDQVSKYIGAEAPKLNKLGGSDWAATKAKARKHVKEIADDLVKLYSARQRTPGFAFSADTPWQKELEDAFPYQETADQLTTIDEVKSDMEKPRPMDRLICGDVGFGKTEIAVRAAFKAVQDGKQVAVLVPTTLLVQQHFETFAERYEGFPVNVAAMSRFQTSKEINETIEGLESGAVDVVIGTHKLLNPKIKFKDLGLVIIDEEQRFGVEHKETLKALRTNVDVLSLSATPIPRTLEMAVTGIREMSTLATPPEDRLPVLTYVGAYEDAQVTAAIRRELLRGGQVFYVHNRVDSISSTAAKLQELVPEAHIGTAHGKMGEKQLDGVIRDFWRRDIDVLVCTTIVETGLDISNANTLIVDHADRFGLSQLHQLRGRVGRGRERAYAYFLYDPSKPMTQQSHDRLSTIAQNTSLGSGFDVAMKDLELRGTGNLLGDQQSGHIEGVGFDLYVRMVSEAVEQVKEPERGEPVAVSIDLPIEASIPVDYIDSDKLRLEAYRKLAAARDEKDLNELREELTDRYGKPPEAFETLFDVARLRNKARALGISEIIGQSGKVRVSKITPPESVQMRITRIYKTVQYRPLTQTLIINAPFAGSLGSGPMSSAEVVRWTDQLLDDLAWKPAPRR